The following coding sequences are from one Paenibacillus sp. FSL R5-0912 window:
- a CDS encoding DUF1835 domain-containing protein produces MDSPKKRAFWDSSPDCTHVHIVCGDSFPEGMKQALTGLGWTDSHKLVTLRENYAIGPLGQLDSPEGRKARSEWFLQNILGYSTATDECEEMYTELMDKLVQVGFRQQ; encoded by the coding sequence ATGGATTCTCCCAAAAAGCGGGCATTCTGGGACTCCTCACCGGATTGTACGCATGTGCATATCGTATGCGGTGATTCCTTCCCTGAAGGCATGAAGCAAGCGTTGACAGGGCTGGGCTGGACAGACTCGCACAAGCTTGTTACACTCCGGGAGAATTATGCCATAGGTCCGCTGGGCCAGCTGGACTCGCCGGAGGGAAGGAAGGCCCGGAGTGAGTGGTTCCTCCAGAATATCCTGGGATACTCTACCGCCACTGATGAGTGCGAAGAAATGTATACGGAGCTTATGGACAAGCTTGTGCAGGTAGGTTTCCGACAGCAATGA
- a CDS encoding stalk domain-containing protein encodes MKQRKKLLVLLLTTGMSLALLIGGSTGKVQAAPKEYPVLLKINEYYVLYTAPKAPYVDSQGRMMIPLRSISELLGAKVSFDANSKTATIGMDDVTVKFTIRSKSVSVNGVAGSMDTIPVLEQNSMFIPVSVLAGSLGIVSKWDQNNHLYTLTGDTLMQTDIIKLAIEDLERSAFGAPPGAIISNNAFRPVSYTYDAAKGSFTVKSQNITGNDIPAGAADVAAYVVFKDSVQFPVPRRERPAVRKDGFTLVTAQKQSPYPPLYLLVKGRLLDRSPI; translated from the coding sequence ATGAAGCAGAGAAAGAAGTTACTCGTGTTGCTGCTGACAACGGGAATGAGCTTGGCGTTATTAATAGGGGGTAGTACGGGGAAGGTGCAGGCAGCGCCTAAGGAATATCCGGTACTGCTCAAGATCAACGAGTATTATGTGCTCTATACGGCACCGAAGGCGCCTTATGTGGATTCACAGGGACGAATGATGATTCCATTGCGCTCGATCAGCGAGCTGCTCGGGGCGAAGGTCAGCTTCGATGCCAACAGTAAAACGGCTACAATCGGGATGGATGATGTAACGGTTAAGTTCACGATAAGGTCGAAGTCTGTTTCGGTTAACGGGGTTGCCGGCTCCATGGATACGATTCCGGTATTGGAGCAAAATTCGATGTTCATCCCGGTCAGTGTTCTGGCGGGCAGTTTGGGCATCGTGAGTAAATGGGATCAGAATAATCATCTCTATACATTGACAGGGGACACTCTGATGCAGACGGATATTATTAAATTAGCGATAGAGGATTTGGAGAGAAGCGCCTTTGGAGCACCGCCGGGGGCGATTATCAGCAACAATGCTTTCCGTCCTGTCTCGTATACGTATGACGCGGCAAAGGGCAGCTTTACTGTTAAATCGCAGAATATAACCGGAAATGATATTCCGGCAGGAGCAGCGGATGTAGCCGCATATGTGGTGTTTAAAGATTCGGTTCAGTTCCCGGTGCCGAGACGGGAAAGACCGGCTGTCAGGAAGGACGGGTTCACCTTGGTTACCGCTCAGAAGCAATCGCCCTATCCCCCGCTTTATTTGCTTGTCAAAGGGAGGCTGCTGGACCGCTCCCCCATATAA
- a CDS encoding carbohydrate ABC transporter permease produces the protein MAKSKRFFLYLFLSIAAIVSIFPFLWMVVSSTNQSVDVTRGRLLPGTHLLDNFQKLLDTTDLQLSLINSAKISITTTLLALLIASLAGYGFEVFRSRSKDVVFNILLLSMMIPFAALMIPLYRMFGKISNVFPWMGIDTMTSVILPTVTTAFLIFFFRQSTKMFPKELLEAGRMDGLSELGIFLRIYLPTMKTTYAAGAIITFMSSWNNYLWPLIVLQTPQTKTMPLLISTLGSGYAPDYGMIMIAIVIGTIPTALVFFLMQKQFVAGMIGSVK, from the coding sequence ATGGCTAAGAGTAAACGTTTCTTCTTGTATCTGTTCCTCAGCATCGCGGCCATTGTCTCGATCTTCCCGTTCTTATGGATGGTGGTCAGCTCCACGAACCAGTCGGTCGACGTCACCCGCGGGCGGCTGCTGCCCGGAACACATCTGCTGGATAATTTCCAGAAGCTGCTGGATACCACAGACCTGCAGTTATCCTTGATCAATTCCGCTAAAATCTCGATAACCACAACGCTGCTGGCGCTGCTGATTGCCTCGCTGGCCGGTTATGGCTTCGAAGTCTTCCGCAGCCGCTCGAAGGATGTTGTGTTCAACATCCTGCTGTTGTCGATGATGATTCCGTTCGCCGCGCTGATGATTCCGCTGTACCGGATGTTCGGCAAGATTTCGAATGTGTTCCCGTGGATGGGCATTGATACGATGACTTCGGTCATTCTGCCTACGGTGACCACGGCCTTCCTGATCTTCTTCTTCCGGCAGAGCACGAAGATGTTTCCGAAGGAGCTGCTGGAGGCCGGCCGGATGGATGGGCTCAGCGAGCTGGGCATCTTCCTGCGCATCTATCTGCCGACCATGAAAACGACCTACGCCGCGGGGGCAATCATCACGTTCATGTCAAGCTGGAACAATTATCTCTGGCCGCTGATCGTGCTGCAGACCCCGCAGACGAAGACGATGCCGCTCCTGATCTCGACACTCGGTTCGGGCTACGCCCCGGACTACGGCATGATTATGATCGCGATTGTAATCGGCACGATCCCGACTGCGCTGGTATTCTTTTTGATGCAGAAGCAGTTTGTGGCTGGGATGATCGGGTCGGTGAAATGA
- a CDS encoding DinB family protein yields MQTLFRYNWMVREEWYKWCEELPEEELLKERTGGMGGILKTLVHIIDVELSWIRDMEGKPDVRADFPEYNTLQKIRELDARFRPEVEQFVLAWHEGLEQNILKDERADGRVIEDTWGEIMRHIIAHEIHHSGQLSVWSRELGRKPVSANLVGRGLAGILPGRE; encoded by the coding sequence ATGCAAACATTATTCCGTTATAACTGGATGGTCCGCGAGGAATGGTACAAATGGTGTGAGGAGCTGCCGGAAGAGGAGCTGCTGAAGGAACGAACAGGCGGAATGGGCGGAATTCTGAAGACACTTGTGCATATTATCGATGTGGAATTGAGCTGGATCCGGGATATGGAGGGTAAGCCTGATGTTCGGGCAGATTTCCCGGAATATAACACTCTGCAGAAGATCAGGGAGCTGGATGCAAGGTTCCGGCCGGAGGTGGAGCAGTTCGTGCTGGCCTGGCATGAGGGGCTGGAGCAGAACATACTGAAGGATGAGCGGGCGGATGGACGGGTAATTGAGGATACCTGGGGTGAGATTATGCGCCATATTATCGCTCATGAGATTCATCATTCCGGCCAGCTCTCTGTATGGTCCAGGGAGCTGGGCAGGAAGCCGGTATCCGCCAATCTGGTAGGCAGAGGGCTTGCGGGCATTTTGCCGGGCAGAGAATAA